The following coding sequences lie in one Oncorhynchus kisutch isolate 150728-3 linkage group LG17, Okis_V2, whole genome shotgun sequence genomic window:
- the LOC109908154 gene encoding wiskott-Aldrich syndrome protein isoform X1 yields MSRGSKSKGVQEYSPSSLLSPQENERLEDLLGRRCASLATTVAQLYMALPHSPTCWSLQQTGVACFVKDNHRRSYFIRLFDVKKGQLIWEQELYNQMVYHCARPFFHTFAADDCQVGLNFADEQEAETFLSAVDEKINQRNRQVSEKKHRPLPSSDGGGRPPLPGKAGPGSPTSPSMVTMDIQNPDIQASRYRSVTPVPAPAFVSKGKKDKKKDKKKSSKLSKADIGAPSGFKHVSHVGWDPNNLDPDLKKLLSCAGISEAELKDEETSQLIQQVIENSGGMEAVKKAMNTGPPHPPPGRQGPLPPVPGSCSSPPAPPPPRGGRSGPLPPVPGQPGRGPPPSQPPPSRGALPPPPLLGGRGGLPPPPPSVSHSSLPPPPPPGHHLSMPAPPPPAPSTPSRGGPAPPPPPPPPPPPAQSSGDFPPPPPPCKGPPPPAPASSGGGGGGGGGGGGGGGGRGALLDQIRLGRKLKNVTDSPEPPPPAQEDSEGIVGALMMVMQKRSKVIHSSDEGDEEGGYDDEDDDEWDD; encoded by the exons ATGAGTCGGGGATCTAAGTCTAAAGGAGTTCAGGAGTACAGTCCCAGCTCTCTGCTGAGCCCACAGGAGAATGAGAGGCTGGAAGACCTGCTGGGGAGGAGGTGTGCT tccctGGCCACTACCGTAGCACAGCTGTACATGGCCCTGCCCCACAGTCCCACCTGCTGGAGCCTGCAGCAAACTGGGGTGGCCTGCTTCGTCAAGGACAACCATCGCCGTTCCTACTTCATACGCCTCTTCGATGTCAAG AAAGGACAGCTGATCTGGGAGCAGGAGCTCTATAACCAAATGGTCTATCACTGTGCCCGGCCATTCTTCCATACCTTCGCTGCAGAT GACTGCCAAGTGGGGCTGAACTTTGCAGATGAACAGGAGGCTGAAACCTTCCTTAGTGCAGTTGATGAGAAGATCAACCAGAGAAACCGTCAAG TGTCAGAGAAGAAACATCGCCCCCTGCCTTCCAGTG ACGGAGGGGGACGACCTCCACTTCCTGGTAAAG CAGGACCTGGCAGTCCCACTTCTCCCTCCATGGTCACCATGGACATCCAGAACCCAGACATCCAGGCTTCACGCTACCGCTCCGTCACACCTGTACCTGCCCCTGCCTTTGTCAGTAAGGGAAAGAAGGACAAGAAAAAGGACAAGAAGAAGAGCAGTAAACTCTCCAAAGCAGACATTGGAGCACCCAGTGGGTTCAA acATGTGAGTCATGTGGGCTGGGACCCCAACAACCTGGACCCTGACCTGAAGAAGCTGCTGTCCTGTGCTGGGATCAGTGAGGCTGAGTTGAAGGATGAGGAGACCTCCCAACTCATCCAACAAGTCATTGAGAACTCAGGCGGCATGGAGGCAGTCAAAAAGGCCATGAACACTG GGCCTCCTCACCCTCCGCCTGGTAGGCAGGGTCCTCTCCCCCCAGTACCAGGGAGCTGTTCCTCCCCTcctgcccctcctcctccacGGGGAGGTCGCTCTGGCCCCCTGCCCCCTGTCCCAGGACAGCCAGGGCGTGGCCCGCCCCCCTCCCAGCCCCCTCCTTCACGTGGAGCCCTGCCACCTCCACCCCTGTTAGGCGGCCGAGGTGGACTCCCACCACCTCCACCCTCTGTGTCCCATAGTTCTcttccacctccccctccccctggtcACCATCTCTCCATGcctgcacctcctcctcctgctccatcCACCCCCAGTCGAGGAGGCCcagcacctcctccacctcctcctcccccgccTCCCCCAGCCCAGAGCTCTGGAgactttcctcctcctcctcccccctgtaaAGGTCCCCCACCACCTGCTCCTGCATCttcaggtggaggtggaggtggaggtggaggtggaggtggaggtggaggtggaagaggagctCTGCTGGATCAGATCCGCCTGGGAAGGAAGCTCAAAAAC GTCACAGACAGTCCTGAGCCACCTCCGCCTGCCCAGGAAGACTCAGAGGGTATCGTAGGAGCTCTGATGATGGTCATGCAGAAGAGGAGTAAAGTCATTCACTCCTCTG ATGAAGGTGATGAAGAAGGAGggtatgatgatgaagatgatgatgaatgGGACGACTGA
- the LOC109908154 gene encoding wiskott-Aldrich syndrome protein isoform X2: MSRGSKSKGVQEYSPSSLLSPQENERLEDLLGRRCASLATTVAQLYMALPHSPTCWSLQQTGVACFVKDNHRRSYFIRLFDVKKGQLIWEQELYNQMVYHCARPFFHTFAADDCQVGLNFADEQEAETFLSAVDEKINQRNRQVSEKKHRPLPSSDGGGRPPLPGKGPGSPTSPSMVTMDIQNPDIQASRYRSVTPVPAPAFVSKGKKDKKKDKKKSSKLSKADIGAPSGFKHVSHVGWDPNNLDPDLKKLLSCAGISEAELKDEETSQLIQQVIENSGGMEAVKKAMNTGPPHPPPGRQGPLPPVPGSCSSPPAPPPPRGGRSGPLPPVPGQPGRGPPPSQPPPSRGALPPPPLLGGRGGLPPPPPSVSHSSLPPPPPPGHHLSMPAPPPPAPSTPSRGGPAPPPPPPPPPPPAQSSGDFPPPPPPCKGPPPPAPASSGGGGGGGGGGGGGGGGRGALLDQIRLGRKLKNVTDSPEPPPPAQEDSEGIVGALMMVMQKRSKVIHSSDEGDEEGGYDDEDDDEWDD; this comes from the exons ATGAGTCGGGGATCTAAGTCTAAAGGAGTTCAGGAGTACAGTCCCAGCTCTCTGCTGAGCCCACAGGAGAATGAGAGGCTGGAAGACCTGCTGGGGAGGAGGTGTGCT tccctGGCCACTACCGTAGCACAGCTGTACATGGCCCTGCCCCACAGTCCCACCTGCTGGAGCCTGCAGCAAACTGGGGTGGCCTGCTTCGTCAAGGACAACCATCGCCGTTCCTACTTCATACGCCTCTTCGATGTCAAG AAAGGACAGCTGATCTGGGAGCAGGAGCTCTATAACCAAATGGTCTATCACTGTGCCCGGCCATTCTTCCATACCTTCGCTGCAGAT GACTGCCAAGTGGGGCTGAACTTTGCAGATGAACAGGAGGCTGAAACCTTCCTTAGTGCAGTTGATGAGAAGATCAACCAGAGAAACCGTCAAG TGTCAGAGAAGAAACATCGCCCCCTGCCTTCCAGTG ACGGAGGGGGACGACCTCCACTTCCTGGTAAAG GACCTGGCAGTCCCACTTCTCCCTCCATGGTCACCATGGACATCCAGAACCCAGACATCCAGGCTTCACGCTACCGCTCCGTCACACCTGTACCTGCCCCTGCCTTTGTCAGTAAGGGAAAGAAGGACAAGAAAAAGGACAAGAAGAAGAGCAGTAAACTCTCCAAAGCAGACATTGGAGCACCCAGTGGGTTCAA acATGTGAGTCATGTGGGCTGGGACCCCAACAACCTGGACCCTGACCTGAAGAAGCTGCTGTCCTGTGCTGGGATCAGTGAGGCTGAGTTGAAGGATGAGGAGACCTCCCAACTCATCCAACAAGTCATTGAGAACTCAGGCGGCATGGAGGCAGTCAAAAAGGCCATGAACACTG GGCCTCCTCACCCTCCGCCTGGTAGGCAGGGTCCTCTCCCCCCAGTACCAGGGAGCTGTTCCTCCCCTcctgcccctcctcctccacGGGGAGGTCGCTCTGGCCCCCTGCCCCCTGTCCCAGGACAGCCAGGGCGTGGCCCGCCCCCCTCCCAGCCCCCTCCTTCACGTGGAGCCCTGCCACCTCCACCCCTGTTAGGCGGCCGAGGTGGACTCCCACCACCTCCACCCTCTGTGTCCCATAGTTCTcttccacctccccctccccctggtcACCATCTCTCCATGcctgcacctcctcctcctgctccatcCACCCCCAGTCGAGGAGGCCcagcacctcctccacctcctcctcccccgccTCCCCCAGCCCAGAGCTCTGGAgactttcctcctcctcctcccccctgtaaAGGTCCCCCACCACCTGCTCCTGCATCttcaggtggaggtggaggtggaggtggaggtggaggtggaggtggaggtggaagaggagctCTGCTGGATCAGATCCGCCTGGGAAGGAAGCTCAAAAAC GTCACAGACAGTCCTGAGCCACCTCCGCCTGCCCAGGAAGACTCAGAGGGTATCGTAGGAGCTCTGATGATGGTCATGCAGAAGAGGAGTAAAGTCATTCACTCCTCTG ATGAAGGTGATGAAGAAGGAGggtatgatgatgaagatgatgatgaatgGGACGACTGA